Genomic DNA from Streptococcus uberis:
TTCTCCGGTACCAATTTGCATAATTTGACCGTCTTTCATGAGAGCAATACGGTCACCTATACGTAAAGCTTCGTTAAGGTCATGACTGATAAAAATGATTGTTTGCCCTGTCGAGTCTTGGAGATCCACTAACTCATCTTGCATATCCCGTCTAATTAAAGGATCAAGTGCTGAAAAAGCCTCATCCATCAATAAAATCTTTGGCCCATTCGCCAAAGCCCTTGCCAAACCAACGCGCTGTTGCATCCCTCCGGACAATTGATTTGGATACTGGTCTTTAAAACTTAGCAATCCTGCATTGGACAAGGCTTTTTCTGCACGCTCTTGTCTTTCAGCTTTGGGGACACCACGTAATTCTAAGCCAAATTCGGTATTCTCCAAGATGGTTTTATGGGGAAATAAGGCAAAACTTTGAAATACCATGTTAATATCATGTCTTCGGACATCTCGCAATGCTTCAGCATTCATAGCTGAAATATCATTACCTTCAAGCAATATGGTTCCCGTTGAAGGTTCAATCAGGCGGTTAATCATACGTACTAATGTCGACTTCCCACTTCCGGATAGTCCCATAATGACAAAGATTTCTCCTTCTTTGACATCAAAACTAGCATCGTATACACCTACTGTTGCTCCTGTCTTTTTCAATATCTCATCTTTACTTTTTCCTTCTTTTACCATTTCCATGGCAGCTTTTTGCTTTTTCCCGAAAATTTTTGTCAAATGTTTAACTTCAAGTATATTTCCCATTTCATGCCTTTCTTAGTGTAAAAAATAATTGCTTTCACATGACAAACCGTCGAAAGCAATCCTTGATTAAAGAATAATTTCTCATTCAATTAACAGAACACAATAATAATATCATGTATGGTCACTTTAGTCAAGAATGAAACATTTGTAGAAATACCTTAAATATAAGGTTTTTAATTTT
This window encodes:
- a CDS encoding quaternary amine ABC transporter ATP-binding protein gives rise to the protein MGNILEVKHLTKIFGKKQKAAMEMVKEGKSKDEILKKTGATVGVYDASFDVKEGEIFVIMGLSGSGKSTLVRMINRLIEPSTGTILLEGNDISAMNAEALRDVRRHDINMVFQSFALFPHKTILENTEFGLELRGVPKAERQERAEKALSNAGLLSFKDQYPNQLSGGMQQRVGLARALANGPKILLMDEAFSALDPLIRRDMQDELVDLQDSTGQTIIFISHDLNEALRIGDRIALMKDGQIMQIGTGEEILTNPANDFVREFVEDVDRSKVLTAQNIMIKPITTTVEIDGPQVALNRMHTEEVSMLMATNRRRQLVGSLTADAAIEARKRGLPLAEVIDREVRTVTKDTVITDILPLIYDSSAPIAVTDDDNRLLGVIIRGRVIEALANIPDDETSEVVVTEKETVTELSMKDASDSVADYQA